In Bacillus toyonensis BCT-7112, a single window of DNA contains:
- a CDS encoding ABC transporter permease: MNIFNIAVMHIKRDFRDVRTLVFMLAFPIVLMLVLGTALTNAFNSDSQSIKDIQVLYKDEASSTFSQSFEAFTKEVDKSGIHFKKASEGIDGKEAVKQNKYAAYVELNKDGAKFYGSDKSSIEGSIVEGMLTTFVDKYNVATEVAKVDPSKVSAVISNGNHNDYIKETSLQAAKKPGSMDYYAVVMTTMIALYAGMGASSLIRGERIRKTGDRLIAAPISKAEIFIGKVLGSLVANALCVLLVMLFSKFVFQANWGDHLGIIFIILLTQVFLAISFGLGIGYITKTAESSRAIILVVIQLASIFGGAYFVVEENFVTNLSPLTWANTAVMKIIYANDVGAALPVICLNLGISALFLLIAIIALRRREGL, translated from the coding sequence TTGAACATCTTCAATATTGCAGTTATGCATATTAAAAGAGATTTCAGGGACGTAAGAACTTTAGTTTTTATGTTAGCATTTCCTATTGTGCTTATGCTTGTGCTAGGGACAGCGTTAACGAATGCATTTAATAGTGATAGTCAATCGATTAAGGATATACAAGTGCTATATAAAGATGAAGCGAGTAGCACATTTTCTCAATCGTTTGAAGCATTTACGAAAGAAGTCGATAAATCGGGTATTCATTTTAAAAAAGCTTCTGAAGGTATAGATGGGAAAGAGGCAGTGAAGCAAAATAAATATGCTGCTTATGTAGAATTAAATAAAGATGGTGCAAAGTTTTACGGAAGTGACAAAAGTAGTATTGAGGGAAGTATTGTGGAAGGTATGCTTACAACATTTGTTGATAAGTACAATGTAGCAACCGAAGTGGCAAAAGTAGATCCTAGTAAGGTGAGCGCAGTTATTTCAAATGGGAATCATAATGATTATATAAAAGAAACATCTTTACAAGCTGCGAAAAAGCCAGGTTCTATGGATTACTATGCGGTTGTAATGACGACGATGATCGCACTATATGCTGGGATGGGAGCGAGTTCTTTAATTCGAGGAGAACGAATACGTAAAACAGGAGATCGTCTCATTGCTGCGCCTATAAGTAAGGCTGAAATATTCATTGGAAAAGTACTTGGTAGCCTAGTAGCAAACGCCCTTTGCGTATTACTTGTCATGTTATTTAGCAAATTTGTATTTCAAGCGAATTGGGGCGACCATCTTGGAATTATATTTATTATTTTGTTAACACAAGTCTTTCTAGCAATTAGCTTCGGTTTAGGGATCGGGTATATTACGAAAACAGCTGAATCATCGAGAGCAATTATTCTTGTTGTTATACAGTTAGCTTCTATTTTTGGTGGTGCATACTTCGTAGTAGAAGAAAATTTCGTTACGAACTTATCACCATTAACGTGGGCAAACACAGCTGTCATGAAAATTATTTATGCAAACGATGTAGGAGCGGCACTGCCGGTAATATGTTTAAATCTTGGGATTTCAGCACTCTTTTTATTAATTGCAATTATTGCATTACGTAGACGGGAGGGGCTATAG
- a CDS encoding ABC transporter permease encodes MKDILWLIQKTLSVLLKNKKGLFIIISLPIIGTLISFSIYGNAGQGTLNIGIVNKENEPIANDTIKFLEGLNHVKVSKVKESEVEDKLTSKKLDGVITLHSGFSKSVREGKPNHIEIASIKGDQVTAFIKSYLYNYIDNVAAISKVAGTDQSTFDSMYAGYQKSSFKMKTETLEDTSKNKDMTNQTMGYLIMFMLFSAVNLSGFILKEKENRTYFRLLSTPIDGKKFILSNVAVNMMILTLQSVIAVLFMTNVFHTNINMPFIVMIGVLMIFALIAIGLSLVIVSFSKSSAASNAMQNLVIVPTCLLAGCYFPYDIMPKAVQKVADFLPQRWLLDTIAKLQQGIPFSELYLNILILFAFAIAFFLIAIYKFGRNNDARNFV; translated from the coding sequence ATGAAAGATATTTTATGGCTCATACAAAAAACACTATCTGTCCTTTTGAAAAATAAAAAAGGATTATTCATTATTATTAGTTTGCCGATAATCGGAACGCTCATCTCTTTTTCGATATACGGAAATGCGGGGCAAGGTACGTTAAATATCGGGATTGTAAATAAAGAAAATGAGCCGATAGCAAATGATACGATAAAGTTTTTAGAAGGATTAAATCATGTGAAAGTGAGTAAGGTTAAGGAGTCGGAAGTAGAAGATAAACTCACTTCCAAAAAACTTGATGGAGTTATTACATTACATTCTGGTTTTTCAAAAAGTGTTCGAGAAGGGAAACCTAATCATATCGAGATTGCATCGATTAAAGGTGATCAAGTAACAGCATTTATAAAATCATATTTATATAACTATATTGATAATGTAGCAGCTATTAGTAAAGTAGCAGGAACAGATCAAAGTACATTTGATAGTATGTACGCAGGGTATCAAAAAAGTTCATTTAAAATGAAAACTGAGACGCTAGAAGATACTTCGAAAAATAAAGATATGACAAACCAAACGATGGGTTACCTTATTATGTTTATGCTGTTTTCAGCAGTGAACTTATCAGGATTTATTTTAAAAGAAAAAGAGAATAGAACGTATTTTAGATTATTATCAACACCAATTGATGGAAAGAAATTTATATTGTCCAACGTCGCGGTAAATATGATGATACTAACATTGCAAAGTGTCATTGCAGTATTATTTATGACGAATGTTTTTCATACAAATATTAATATGCCTTTCATAGTAATGATTGGTGTGCTTATGATATTCGCTTTAATTGCAATTGGTTTATCATTAGTCATTGTGTCTTTTTCAAAAAGTTCGGCTGCTTCAAATGCAATGCAAAATCTAGTGATAGTACCAACATGTTTGCTTGCTGGATGTTATTTTCCATATGACATTATGCCAAAAGCGGTACAAAAAGTAGCTGATTTCCTACCGCAGCGCTGGTTACTAGATACGATAGCAAAACTACAGCAAGGTATTCCATTCTCTGAGTTGTATTTGAATATTTTAATCTTATTCGCCTTCGCAATAGCATTTTTCTTAATTGCAATTTATAAGTTTGGAAGAAATAATGATGCGAGGAATTTTGTTTAA
- a CDS encoding phospholipase D-like domain-containing protein, protein MIKKILRVTSIIIAIFVFILIWMHIDVTLGRKMEAGKNMPTEYTPHYSDFQLYVEGKSLYEQLFEDIKKAKSSIYTYFFILSDDKSSHIFLNLLKEKAKEGVNVYLSVDRINDLSFERKMKNELQESGVHFTYSRKPELPFGFYSLHHRNHRRITTIDGEIGYTGGFNIGDEYLGKDKRFGYWRDYHVRLKGEGAKDLEQQFALDWKRDTKEDIKRSTNKASKGNTLHTMTSYNGHYVAEKYIELIKQAQHSIVIATPYFIAKNKESMNALIAAQKRGVTVKILWSYKPDLPLIKEAAYPYIRQAVNNGITVYGYKKGMFHGKLMLIDNELTVIGTTNFTARSFYINDEMNLYIHGGSIVSEVNEALTQDFHDSKEMTKEFFEKLSFWERCKEKLGGLADFYL, encoded by the coding sequence ATGATTAAAAAAATATTACGAGTTACTTCTATTATTATTGCTATTTTCGTTTTTATTTTAATTTGGATGCATATCGATGTTACCCTAGGTAGGAAAATGGAAGCTGGGAAAAACATGCCGACAGAGTATACACCTCATTATAGTGACTTTCAATTATATGTAGAAGGGAAGTCATTATATGAGCAGCTATTTGAAGATATTAAAAAAGCGAAAAGCTCCATCTACACTTATTTTTTCATTTTGTCGGATGATAAAAGTAGTCATATTTTTTTAAACTTATTAAAAGAGAAGGCGAAAGAAGGAGTAAACGTCTATTTATCGGTTGATCGCATTAATGATTTATCATTTGAAAGAAAGATGAAAAATGAATTGCAGGAAAGTGGTGTGCATTTTACATATAGTAGAAAACCTGAATTACCATTCGGGTTTTATTCTCTTCATCATCGTAATCATCGCCGTATTACGACGATTGATGGGGAGATTGGCTATACAGGCGGATTTAATATAGGAGATGAGTACTTAGGGAAAGATAAGCGATTTGGATATTGGCGTGATTATCATGTACGGCTTAAAGGAGAAGGAGCAAAAGATTTAGAACAGCAATTCGCTTTAGATTGGAAACGAGATACGAAAGAAGATATAAAGAGGAGTACGAATAAAGCTAGTAAAGGGAATACATTACATACTATGACTAGTTACAATGGGCATTACGTTGCTGAAAAATATATAGAGCTCATAAAACAAGCTCAACACTCCATTGTAATTGCAACGCCGTATTTTATAGCAAAAAATAAAGAATCCATGAATGCTTTAATCGCAGCACAAAAGCGTGGTGTTACAGTAAAAATACTTTGGTCATATAAACCAGATCTACCTCTTATAAAAGAAGCGGCGTATCCATACATACGTCAAGCTGTTAATAATGGGATTACTGTATATGGGTATAAAAAAGGAATGTTTCATGGGAAGTTAATGTTAATTGATAATGAATTAACTGTTATCGGTACAACGAACTTTACTGCACGTAGCTTCTATATTAATGATGAGATGAATTTGTATATTCATGGTGGATCTATCGTCTCAGAAGTGAATGAGGCGTTAACGCAAGATTTTCATGATTCGAAAGAAATGACGAAAGAATTTTTTGAGAAGTTATCATTTTGGGAGCGTTGTAAGGAGAAGTTGGGGGGATTGGCTGATTTTTATTTATAA
- the pyrH gene encoding UMP kinase, protein MRPYKRVLIKLSGGALADQTGNSFNSKRLEHIANEILSIVDLGIEVSIVIGGGNIFRGHLAEEWGIDRVEADNIGTLGTIINSLMLRGVLTSKTNKEVRVMTSIPFNAVAEPYIRLRAVHHLDNGYVVIFGGGNGQPFVTTDYPSVQRAIEMNSDAILVAKQGVDGVFTSDPKHNKSAKMYRKLNYNDVVRQNIQVMDQAALLLARDYNLPAHVFNFDEPGVMKKICLGEHVGTLINDDVSMLVHE, encoded by the coding sequence ATGAGGCCATATAAAAGAGTTTTAATAAAACTAAGCGGCGGCGCTCTTGCCGATCAAACTGGAAATAGCTTTAACTCCAAACGATTAGAACATATCGCAAACGAAATTTTATCCATTGTTGATTTAGGTATCGAAGTATCCATCGTTATCGGTGGCGGTAACATTTTCAGAGGTCATCTAGCTGAAGAATGGGGAATTGATCGTGTAGAAGCTGATAATATCGGTACGTTAGGTACGATCATTAATAGCTTAATGCTCCGCGGTGTTTTAACTAGTAAAACAAATAAAGAAGTACGCGTTATGACTTCCATCCCTTTTAACGCAGTAGCTGAACCATATATTCGCTTGCGTGCAGTCCATCATTTAGATAACGGTTATGTCGTTATTTTTGGAGGCGGTAACGGGCAACCTTTCGTTACGACAGATTACCCAAGTGTACAGAGAGCAATCGAAATGAATAGTGACGCCATATTAGTCGCAAAACAAGGAGTAGACGGTGTCTTTACAAGTGACCCAAAACATAACAAATCAGCGAAAATGTATCGAAAGCTGAACTATAACGATGTTGTTAGACAAAACATACAAGTCATGGACCAAGCCGCTTTATTGCTTGCTCGGGACTACAATTTACCAGCACATGTCTTTAACTTCGATGAGCCTGGGGTGATGAAGAAAATATGTTTAGGGGAACATGTGGGGACGTTGATTAATGATGATGTTTCGATGCTTGTGCATGAATAA